A portion of the Rhizobium sp. BT04 genome contains these proteins:
- a CDS encoding ParB/RepB/Spo0J family partition protein, whose protein sequence is MQLMKVDPRALKDNPDNTRQSKSTPQADALLLATIKAVGVIQPPVIFPEARGNGYVIEAGHRRTRMAIAAGLEEIDVILVEAANDNGAMRSMVENIAREPLNPVDQWRGIERLVALGWTEEAIAMALALPVRQIRKLRLLANVLPSMLDQMAKGDMPNEQQLRTIAAASSEEQKEVWKAHKPKKGDTAAWWQIANGLSKTRMYARDASFGDDLRLAYGIEWAEDLFGPADQDNRYTTNVEAFLGAQQEWMASNLPKKGAIVEVNNWGQPDLPKKAERIYGKPAKGDCTAMYLDRDGKVQSVHYRMPEPRKTDGRSGPAGGATRETDDDTDAVGKTRPEVTQKGKDMIGDFRTDALHEALARAPIEDDMLMALLVMAFAGTNVRVDSGANETVFGSKRFQRHVTRLYSADGRLSLDMDNVRVAARSVLIDVLSCRRGMSNSGVVSRIAGEAVGADGFLPNMGTEDFLLCLSRQALEAAAKSVNLVPRARVRETRAALVDHFAADAAFVLPAALFAPDPKDIADLMKHADDLVGDDGDGAEGESIGVDGFDPTATGHDDLVTDPVSDAASDEEETAYGIAAE, encoded by the coding sequence ATGCAACTCATGAAGGTCGATCCGCGTGCGCTGAAGGACAACCCCGACAACACGCGCCAATCGAAATCGACGCCGCAGGCCGACGCCCTGCTTTTGGCGACGATCAAGGCCGTCGGCGTGATCCAGCCGCCGGTCATTTTCCCGGAAGCCCGCGGCAACGGTTACGTCATCGAAGCCGGTCACCGGCGCACCCGCATGGCGATCGCCGCCGGTCTCGAGGAAATCGACGTGATCCTGGTCGAGGCGGCCAACGACAACGGCGCCATGCGCTCCATGGTCGAGAACATCGCGCGCGAGCCGTTGAACCCCGTCGACCAATGGAGGGGCATCGAGCGGCTTGTCGCGCTCGGCTGGACCGAGGAGGCGATCGCCATGGCGCTTGCCCTCCCCGTCCGCCAGATCCGCAAGCTCCGTCTGCTCGCCAACGTGCTGCCCTCCATGCTCGACCAGATGGCGAAGGGCGACATGCCCAACGAGCAGCAACTGAGGACGATTGCGGCCGCATCGTCCGAAGAGCAGAAAGAGGTCTGGAAAGCCCACAAGCCGAAGAAGGGCGACACGGCAGCCTGGTGGCAGATCGCCAACGGCCTCTCGAAAACCCGCATGTATGCCCGCGATGCAAGCTTCGGCGACGATCTTCGCCTGGCTTACGGTATCGAGTGGGCGGAGGACCTGTTCGGCCCGGCCGATCAAGACAATCGCTACACCACCAATGTTGAGGCTTTCCTCGGCGCCCAGCAGGAGTGGATGGCGAGTAACCTTCCGAAGAAGGGCGCAATCGTTGAGGTCAACAATTGGGGCCAGCCGGACCTGCCGAAGAAGGCCGAACGCATCTACGGCAAGCCGGCCAAGGGCGATTGCACCGCGATGTATCTCGATCGCGACGGCAAGGTGCAGAGCGTCCACTATCGGATGCCGGAGCCCAGGAAAACCGATGGGCGATCCGGTCCCGCCGGTGGCGCTACGAGGGAGACCGATGACGATACTGATGCCGTCGGGAAGACCAGGCCCGAGGTCACGCAGAAGGGCAAGGACATGATCGGGGATTTCCGTACCGATGCGCTGCATGAGGCGCTCGCCCGCGCGCCGATCGAGGACGACATGCTGATGGCGCTCCTGGTCATGGCCTTTGCCGGTACCAATGTTCGGGTCGATTCCGGCGCCAACGAGACCGTGTTCGGGTCGAAGCGTTTTCAGCGTCATGTCACGCGCCTTTATTCCGCGGACGGAAGGTTGTCGCTCGACATGGACAACGTGCGTGTCGCCGCCCGGTCCGTTCTCATCGATGTGCTCTCATGCCGGCGCGGCATGTCGAACAGCGGCGTGGTCTCGCGTATCGCCGGTGAGGCAGTCGGCGCGGACGGTTTCCTTCCGAACATGGGGACAGAGGATTTCCTCTTGTGCCTGTCGCGTCAGGCGCTGGAAGCCGCAGCCAAATCGGTCAATCTCGTCCCGCGGGCACGGGTCCGCGAAACCCGCGCGGCACTCGTCGATCATTTCGCGGCCGATGCTGCCTTCGTCCTTCCGGCGGCGCTGTTTGCGCCTGACCCGAAGGACATTGCAGATCTCATGAAGCACGCCGATGATCTCGTCGGCGACGACGGCGATGGTGCTGAGGGCGAGAGCATCGGTGTCGACGGGTTCGATCCAACGGCGACGGGACATGACGATCTCGTCACCGACCCGGTGAGTGATGCCGCCTCCGACGAGGAGGAAACCGCCTACGGGATCGCGGCGGAATAG
- a CDS encoding helicase-related protein produces the protein MSNDPFTLDMFGSSALSSGFGLGVTAFGAFAANDDEPDPTPPSPAPARRLPATNRPVPRKQGQRANFYLEDGDRELAVTWKERARINVAAILTANEIEKMKLPATPAAQARLIRFTGFGAGELANGMFRRPGETDFRTGWDDLGSSLESAVSEGEYASLARCTQYAHFTPEFVIRAIWMAIQRLGWRGGRVLEPGVGTGLIPALMPKQYRELSYVTGIELDPVTARIVKLLQPKARIINGDFAHTDLNAIYDLAIGNPPFSNRTVRSDRQYRSLGLRLHDYFIARSIDLLKPGALAAFVTSAGTMDKADSTARKHIAKSAELIAAIRLPEGSFRRDAGTDVVVDILFFRKRKAGEPEGDLSWVELAGVRPAVEDEGAIRVNRWFAQHPDFVLGDHALTSGPFGETYTCRSRAGEELDAALTAAIALLPEGLYDGEPTAIDIDLEDELAEIVDLRPDNARVREGSYFVDVRHGLMQVVDGEPVPVHVRKARSGEGISEKHVRIIRKLIPIRDAVREVLKAQELDRPWRDCQVRLRIAWSNFVRDFGPINHTTVSIIEDETTGEVRETHRQPNLQPFRDDPDCWLVASIEDYDLETDTARPGPIFSERVIAPPSPPVITSAADALAVVLNERGRIDLEHIAELLHCDMDAVREALGDAIFRDPADGSWQTSDAYLSGAVRTKLAAAAAAAELDPVFERNVRALQAVQPADLRPSDITARLGAPWIPAADIIDFVHETMGAEIRIHHMPELGSWTVEARQLGWTAAGTSEWGTDRRHAGELLADALNSRVPQIFDVFKDVDGERRVLNIVDTEAARDKLQKIKQAFQNWVWTDPDRTDRLARVYNDRFNNIAPRKFDGLHLKLPGASGAFVLYGHQKRGIWRIIASGSTYLAHAVGAGKTMTMAAAIMEQRRLGLIAKAMLAVPGHCLAQAAREFLALYPNARILVADETNFTKDKRARLLSRAATATWDAIIITHSAFRFIAVPSAFEQQMIQDELELYEELLTKVDSEDRVSRKRLERLKEGLKERLEALSTRKDDLLTISEIGVDQIIVDEAQEFRKLSFATNMSTLKGIDPNGSQRAWDLYVKSRFIETKNPGRALVLASGTPITNTLGEMFSVQRLLGHAALAERGLHEFDAWASTFGDTTTELEIQPSGKYKPVSRFASFVNVPELIAMFRSFADVVMPEDLRGYVKVPAISTGRRQILTAKPTQAFKNYQVILDARIKAIEMREGPAQPGDDILLSVITDGRHAAIDLRLVDADNDNEPDNKLNLLVQNAFRIWQETSQGAFVRPDGKPFDLPGAAQMIFSDLGTINVEKSRGFSAYRWIRDELVRMGVPASEIAFMQDYKKTEAKQRLFADVRAGRVRFLIGSSDTMGTGVNAQLRLKALHHLDVPWLPSQIEQREGRIVRQGNQHDEVDIFAYATQGSLDASMWQNNERKARFIAAALSGDTSIRRLEDLGEGAANQFAMAKAIASGDERLMQKAGLEADISRLERLRAAHDDDQYAVRRQIRDAERDVEISERRIVEIGNDIERLVPTAADAFAMTVVGEAFNERKAAGRALMKEILTLVQLQQEGDSAIVSIGGFDLIYSGERFGRDDGYRYTTLLQRTGADYEIDLPVTVTPLGAVSRLENALDGFENERERYRLRLQDAQRRLASYRSREGGLFAFSEELAEKRRQLRDVDQALAAVAREEGLADSDAA, from the coding sequence ATGAGCAACGACCCCTTCACCCTCGATATGTTCGGCAGCAGCGCTTTGTCATCAGGATTCGGTCTTGGCGTAACCGCGTTCGGTGCTTTTGCCGCCAACGACGACGAGCCTGACCCGACCCCGCCGTCTCCGGCGCCGGCGCGACGTCTGCCGGCGACCAACCGGCCGGTCCCGCGAAAGCAAGGGCAGCGTGCCAACTTCTATCTCGAAGACGGGGACCGCGAGCTCGCCGTGACCTGGAAGGAACGCGCGCGCATCAACGTCGCGGCAATCCTCACCGCCAACGAAATCGAGAAGATGAAGCTGCCGGCGACCCCGGCCGCGCAGGCGAGGCTGATCCGCTTCACTGGTTTTGGCGCCGGTGAATTGGCGAATGGTATGTTTCGCCGACCGGGGGAAACCGATTTCCGCACGGGCTGGGACGACCTTGGCAGCTCATTGGAATCGGCCGTCAGCGAGGGGGAATACGCGTCACTCGCCCGTTGCACCCAGTATGCCCACTTCACGCCCGAATTCGTCATTCGGGCAATCTGGATGGCCATTCAGCGCCTCGGCTGGCGCGGCGGCCGTGTGTTGGAACCGGGTGTCGGCACCGGGCTCATTCCTGCGCTGATGCCGAAACAGTATCGCGAACTGAGCTACGTCACCGGTATCGAGCTCGATCCCGTCACGGCTCGCATCGTGAAACTGCTGCAACCGAAGGCGCGGATCATCAACGGTGATTTCGCGCACACCGACCTCAATGCGATCTACGATCTTGCCATCGGCAATCCGCCCTTCTCCAATCGGACGGTTCGCTCCGACCGGCAATATCGTTCGCTCGGTCTTCGGCTGCATGACTACTTCATCGCCCGATCGATCGATCTCCTGAAGCCGGGCGCCCTGGCCGCCTTCGTCACCAGCGCCGGCACCATGGACAAGGCGGATAGCACCGCACGCAAGCACATCGCCAAGTCCGCAGAACTGATCGCCGCAATCCGACTGCCCGAAGGCAGTTTTCGGCGCGACGCCGGCACGGACGTCGTGGTCGACATCCTCTTCTTCCGCAAGCGCAAGGCAGGCGAGCCGGAAGGCGACCTTTCCTGGGTTGAACTGGCGGGAGTCCGGCCGGCTGTGGAGGACGAGGGGGCGATCCGCGTGAACAGGTGGTTCGCGCAGCATCCTGATTTTGTACTCGGCGATCATGCCCTGACCTCCGGTCCCTTCGGGGAGACCTATACGTGCCGGTCACGCGCCGGCGAGGAGCTCGACGCGGCGCTGACGGCAGCCATCGCTCTTCTTCCGGAAGGCCTTTATGACGGCGAGCCGACCGCCATCGACATCGATCTGGAGGATGAACTTGCCGAGATCGTCGATCTGCGCCCCGACAATGCCAGGGTGCGCGAAGGCAGCTATTTTGTCGACGTCAGACATGGTCTCATGCAGGTCGTCGACGGCGAGCCTGTTCCGGTTCATGTGCGCAAGGCCCGCAGTGGCGAGGGAATTTCGGAAAAACACGTCCGGATCATTCGCAAACTGATCCCGATCCGCGATGCCGTACGTGAGGTCCTGAAAGCCCAGGAACTGGATCGGCCGTGGCGGGACTGCCAAGTGCGGCTGCGCATCGCCTGGTCAAACTTCGTGCGCGATTTCGGTCCGATCAACCACACCACGGTTTCGATCATCGAGGATGAGACGACGGGCGAGGTTCGTGAAACCCATCGCCAGCCGAACCTGCAGCCCTTCCGCGACGATCCCGACTGCTGGCTGGTCGCCTCCATCGAGGATTATGACCTCGAAACCGACACTGCCAGGCCCGGGCCGATTTTCTCCGAACGCGTCATCGCGCCCCCTTCCCCGCCCGTCATCACCTCCGCGGCCGATGCCTTGGCCGTCGTCCTCAACGAACGCGGGCGCATCGACCTCGAGCATATCGCCGAGCTTTTGCATTGCGACATGGATGCGGTTCGCGAGGCGCTGGGTGACGCAATCTTTCGCGATCCCGCCGATGGCTCATGGCAAACCTCCGATGCTTATCTCTCCGGCGCCGTGCGCACCAAACTTGCTGCTGCGGCAGCCGCGGCCGAGCTCGATCCCGTCTTTGAGCGAAACGTCCGCGCGCTTCAGGCGGTGCAGCCCGCCGACCTTCGTCCGTCGGATATCACCGCCCGGCTCGGTGCTCCCTGGATTCCGGCCGCGGATATCATCGACTTTGTTCACGAGACGATGGGCGCCGAGATCAGGATCCATCACATGCCGGAACTCGGCTCATGGACCGTCGAGGCGCGACAGCTCGGATGGACGGCGGCCGGCACATCCGAATGGGGCACCGACCGACGCCATGCCGGCGAGTTGCTTGCCGATGCGCTGAACAGTCGCGTGCCGCAGATTTTTGACGTCTTCAAGGACGTGGACGGCGAGCGGCGCGTGCTGAACATCGTCGATACCGAAGCCGCCCGCGACAAGCTGCAGAAGATCAAGCAGGCCTTCCAGAATTGGGTGTGGACAGATCCTGATCGCACCGATCGGCTGGCGCGGGTCTATAACGATCGCTTCAACAACATCGCGCCAAGAAAGTTCGATGGTTTACATCTGAAACTTCCCGGCGCCTCTGGCGCCTTTGTTCTTTATGGACACCAGAAACGCGGCATCTGGCGGATCATCGCGTCGGGCTCGACCTATCTCGCGCACGCCGTTGGTGCGGGCAAGACGATGACGATGGCGGCCGCGATCATGGAACAGCGCCGGCTCGGGCTGATCGCCAAGGCGATGCTGGCGGTTCCGGGCCATTGCCTGGCGCAGGCGGCGCGCGAGTTTCTCGCGCTCTACCCGAATGCTCGCATTCTTGTCGCCGACGAGACCAACTTCACCAAGGACAAGCGCGCTCGTCTCCTGTCGCGGGCGGCGACGGCGACCTGGGATGCGATCATCATCACCCACTCGGCATTCCGGTTCATCGCCGTGCCATCGGCGTTCGAACAGCAGATGATCCAGGATGAGCTCGAACTCTACGAGGAGCTGCTGACCAAGGTCGACAGCGAGGACCGAGTCTCGCGCAAGCGGTTGGAGCGGCTCAAGGAAGGGCTCAAGGAGCGACTGGAGGCGCTGTCCACCCGCAAGGACGACCTGCTGACGATCTCCGAAATCGGCGTCGACCAGATCATCGTCGATGAGGCGCAGGAATTCCGCAAGCTTTCCTTCGCTACCAACATGTCGACCTTGAAAGGTATCGATCCCAACGGCTCGCAGCGCGCCTGGGACCTCTACGTCAAGTCCCGCTTCATCGAGACCAAGAATCCCGGCCGGGCTTTGGTTCTCGCGTCCGGTACGCCGATCACTAACACGCTCGGCGAGATGTTTTCGGTCCAACGCCTGCTCGGCCACGCGGCCCTCGCCGAGCGCGGCCTGCACGAATTCGACGCCTGGGCCTCGACCTTCGGTGACACCACGACGGAACTGGAGATCCAGCCATCGGGCAAATACAAGCCCGTCAGCCGCTTTGCTTCCTTCGTCAACGTCCCGGAACTAATCGCCATGTTCCGGTCTTTCGCCGACGTGGTGATGCCCGAGGATCTCCGCGGATACGTCAAGGTGCCTGCAATCTCGACCGGCCGCCGACAGATCCTGACGGCCAAGCCGACGCAGGCCTTCAAGAATTATCAGGTAATTCTCGACGCCCGCATCAAGGCGATCGAGATGCGCGAGGGGCCGGCCCAGCCCGGCGACGACATCCTGCTCTCCGTCATCACTGACGGTCGCCATGCCGCCATCGATCTCCGCCTGGTCGACGCGGACAATGACAACGAGCCGGACAACAAGCTCAACCTGCTGGTCCAGAACGCCTTCCGGATCTGGCAGGAGACCTCGCAAGGCGCGTTTGTGCGACCCGACGGCAAGCCCTTCGACCTCCCAGGTGCGGCGCAGATGATCTTCTCCGATCTTGGGACCATCAATGTCGAGAAGAGCAGAGGTTTTTCCGCCTACCGCTGGATCAGGGACGAGCTCGTCCGCATGGGCGTTCCGGCATCCGAAATCGCCTTCATGCAGGACTACAAGAAGACCGAGGCCAAGCAGCGTCTGTTCGCCGATGTCCGCGCCGGCAGGGTCCGGTTCCTGATCGGCTCGTCGGACACGATGGGGACTGGCGTCAATGCCCAGCTTCGTCTCAAGGCGCTGCATCATCTCGATGTTCCGTGGCTGCCCTCGCAGATCGAGCAGCGCGAGGGCCGAATCGTGCGCCAGGGCAACCAGCATGACGAGGTCGATATTTTCGCCTACGCCACCCAGGGCTCGCTCGACGCCTCGATGTGGCAGAACAACGAACGCAAGGCCCGCTTCATCGCGGCGGCACTCTCCGGCGATACCTCGATCCGTCGGCTGGAAGATCTCGGCGAAGGGGCGGCCAATCAGTTCGCCATGGCTAAGGCCATCGCCTCCGGCGACGAACGGCTGATGCAGAAGGCTGGGCTCGAGGCGGACATTTCCCGTCTCGAACGGCTGCGCGCCGCACATGACGACGACCAATATGCCGTGCGCCGGCAGATTCGTGACGCCGAACGCGATGTCGAGATCTCGGAGCGGCGGATTGTGGAAATCGGCAATGACATCGAGCGCCTGGTTCCGACCGCGGCCGACGCCTTTGCCATGACTGTCGTCGGCGAGGCTTTCAACGAACGGAAAGCCGCCGGTCGCGCCTTGATGAAGGAAATTCTCACCCTTGTGCAGCTCCAGCAGGAAGGCGACAGCGCCATCGTCTCGATTGGAGGCTTCGATCTCATCTATTCCGGCGAGCGGTTCGGTAGAGACGACGGATATCGCTACACGACCCTGCTCCAACGCACCGGAGCGGATTACGAAATCGATCTGCCGGTGACCGTGACGCCGCTTGGCGCCGTCTCCCGCCTCGAAAACGCGCTCGATGGTTTTGAAAACGAGCGGGAACGCTATCGCCTTCGATTGCAAGACGCCCAGCGGCGTCTCGCCTCCTACCGTTCGCGCGAGGGCGGCCTGTTTGCGTTTTCCGAAGAACTCGCCGAGAAGCGCCGGCAACTACGGGACGTCGATCAGGCGTTGGCAGCCGTGGCACGCGAGGAGGGTTTGGCCGATTCGGACGCGGCCTGA